In Phlebotomus papatasi isolate M1 chromosome 1, Ppap_2.1, whole genome shotgun sequence, the following proteins share a genomic window:
- the LOC129799429 gene encoding trafficking protein particle complex subunit 10 isoform X1 encodes MSDSGKLDISDRIDTLSRSRLPYVGKIHSQKPIITYAGDVPLFRSLENNIAAAVPNDTSEWRRSYGRPIKNVRLEASFRQFETDSLDRYKKGDWTILDHPVLHIFVTECNDIEIYKSTVKEEIDLWLKTLQGYGITDWMILIVETMDIKKTKNILPRTTVLDKVRIEFGSKTGDRCISVLNPIKYEMKATESFRCLLQRIRHFMLTGYNRNIIKYEELIRVNREKRNHEGWSFIKYFLLQEELAFVLEMLGLYSEALIQYDELDALFSQFVLNSMFGVKQKWLKSFEKPIHAFQGISINRKKMVAVREKIENNTATLLDFRGYLFERQCVLLQAAGKPWEIAGRLLPFLFGTIREIDALKLDTLEGSMACWEFVCALEVLKIYDEANDTSDMTKCFQYCAPIWDLAKDKLYELGKLCGLLPGCIPSSEQLHTVVLLSAGIGDAIVEEEASSTVVGSSPNSSKDRRTHSPNRPPKKPPTDKLKEALGSNETFQKLYLELSELAISTYKHISRLRSARLVGLDLGNFYCTLNEPNKAVIFFTDLLRELKSENWNYLVSQTLLELASCYRKMDDITSYTKVCASISCCLDLETLVRTFYYDEFLKSLKSRDATDANQTNACVALLDDHFKIADLKLINESPIIQDNFIMVQLKLHCHFPREILCNKISLSFDLEGKVAGPQITTTPSLGLGVKLPMKLHLDYKQDGTLEIASVLCEMKGKQPLRRSSSTRRKISATARKDFTNNVSVENIILQPGLNVIELRTKATRIGLWMFEQLSIQVNQLDFLSERLPLKLNPFEVSTKPASAVLHFTNLIAGIEQPIKLIISAGSFIFPAEASITMKCSRSLRMRVVESERKDFQKELIIILKNMRQFEERTIQLESICDLPGRRDDKPLEHKVTLQCPWSRNDIPISLYFVPAVIASCRLHSTGTRKFLQVVIKGVYDGNLILSSAQMKCSSPGVEIVDVNPKSQNENQKICKNNVSYLWEIQLEPLRKDQEMPVIQVGFTVQYAKEETKEEKRNYSCTFDVTDYATLFKIQAKVEPLELCRVNSVCMLNLKITKLQENPFTDLMYEVYVDQNMWAVCGRSSGVISMQDCESQTVLLEILPLIVGFLPLPNIRLSKYMQANKNKSELHPRVQSFSSGQIYNSTKSMQVHVLANNNTE; translated from the exons ATGAGTGATAGTGGAAAATTAGATATTTCTGATCGGATTGATACACTAAGTCGATCAAGATTGCCGTACGTAGGAAAAATACATTCGCAGAAACCAATAATTACGT ATGCTGGTGATGTGCCACTTTTTCGCTCCCTAGAAAATAATATTGCTGCAGCAGTTCCTAATGATACTAGCGAATGGAGGCGTTCTTACGGACGTCCCATAAAAAACGTTCGATTGGAGGCATCTTTCCGGCAGTTTGAAACAGATTCTTTGGATAGATATAAGAAGGGAGATTGGACAATTCTTGATCATCCTGTACTACATATATTTGTAACAGAGTGCAATGATATCGAAATCTACAAATCTACTGTTAAAGAAGAAATTGATTTGTGGCTTAAAACCCTTCAGGGTTACGGAATTACTGACTGGATGATCCTTATAGTGGAAACAATggatattaagaaaacaaaaaacattCTTCCACGCACCACTGTTCTGGACAAAGTGAGAATTGAATTTGGCTCTAAGACAGGGGATAGGTGTATATCTGTACTCAATCCTATCAAGTATGAGATGAAAGCAACAGAATCTTTTCGGTGTCTTCTCCAACGAATCCGACATTTCATGCTTACTGGTTACAATCGGAACATCATCAAGTATGAGGAATTAATTAGGGTAAACCGAGAGAAGCGCAACCATGAAGGATGGAGTTTCATTAAATACTTCTTGTTACAAGAAGAACTTGCATTTGTCCTGGAAATGCTTGGTTTATACTCTGAAGCTCTCATACAGTATGATGAATTGGATGCTTTGTTTTCACAATTTGTTCTCAATTCGATGTTTGGAGTAAAGCAGAAATGGCTGAAATCATTTGAGAAGCCAATACATGCATTTCAAGGCATCTCAATTAATCGCAAGAAAATGGTGGCAGTTCGTGAAAAGATTGAGAACAATACAGCTACTCTCCTGGATTTTAGAGGATATCTCTTTGAGCGTCAGTGTGTTCTTCTACAAGCCGCCGGAAAACCATGGGAAATTGCTGGAAGATTGCTTCCATTTCTTTTTGGAACCATCCGCGAAATTGATGCACTAAAATTGGATACACTAGAGGGATCAATGGCGTGCTGGGAATTTGTTTGTGCTTTGGAAGTACTCAAGATATATGATGAAGCCAATGACACAAGTGACATGACAAAATGCTTCCAATATTGTGCTCCAATATGGGATTTAGCCAAGGATAAACTATACGAATTGGGCAAATTATGTGGTCTTTTGCCGGGATGTATTCCATCTTCTGAACAATTACACACCGTAGTTCTCCTTTCTGCAGGAATTGGGGATGCGATAGTTGAAGAAGAGGCATCATCAACTGTTGTGGGATCATCTCCTAATAGTTCCAAGGATAGAAGGACTCACTCTCCGAATAGGCCCCCTAAGAAACCGCCTACTGATAAACTTAAAGAAGCTCTGGGATCCAATGAAACCTTCCAGAAGTTGTACCTAGAACTCAGTGAATTGGCGATTTCCACGTACAAGCATATTTCACGTTTACGGTCAGCTCGGTTAGTAGGACTGGATTTGGGTAATTTCTACTGCACACTTAATGAACCCAATAAAGCCGTGATCTTCTTCACTGACTTGCTGCGAGAACTCAAATCCGAAAACTGGAATTATCTGGTGAGCCAGACTCTTCTTGAATTAGCCAGTTGCTATAGAAAGATGGATGATATCACGAGTTATACAAAAGTCTGTGCATCCATCTCCTGTTGCTTGGATTTGGAAACTCTTGTGAGAACTTTCTACTATGATGAATTTCTCAAGTCTCTGAAATCTAGAGATGCGACTGATGCAAACCAGACCAATGCTTGTGTAGCTCTACTTGATGATCATTTTAAAATAGCGGACCTGAAACTCATCAATGAATCTCCAATCATACAAGACAATTTTATTATGGTACAACTGAAGCTACATTGTCATTTCCCCAGGGAGATACTCTGCAACAAAATCTCACTGTCATTCGACTTGGAAGGCAAAGTTGCAGGGCCACAAATAACGACCACTCCATCACTTGGACTTGGGGTTAAGCTTCCAATGAAATTGCATTTGGACTACAAACAAGACGGTACTCTGGAAATTGCCTCAGTGCTATGTGAAATGAAAGGAAAGCAACCCCTGAGGAGATCCAGTAGTACAAGGAGAAAAATCTCAGCAACTGCCAGGAAGGACTTCACTAATAACGTATCTGTGGAAAATATTATACTCCAGCCAGGCCTCAATGTAATTGAACTTAGAACTAAAGCGACACGAATTGGATTATGGATGTTTGAACAGTTATCTATTCAAGTCAATCAACTAGACTTCCTGTCAGAGAGGCTGCCACTGAAACTCAATCCCTTTGAAGTATCCACAAAACCTGCTTCAGCTGTTTTGCACTTTACAAATCTTATTGCTGGAATTGAGCAGCCCATTAAGTTGATAATTTCAGCTGGAAGTTTTATTTTTCCAGCCGAAGCTTCTATTACAATGAAGTGTTCAAGATCACTCAGAATGAGAGTGGTTGAATCGGAGAGAAAAGACTTCCAAAAGGAGTTGAttattattctgaaaaatatgcGACAATTTGAAGAAAGGACCATTCAACTTGAGAGTATATGTGATTTACCTGGTCGTAGGGATGATAAACCACTGGAACATAAGGTTACACTTCAATGCCCATGGTCTCGCAATGATATTCCAATTTCACTTTATTTTGTTCCGGCTGTTATTGCATCCTGTCGTCTTCACTCCACTGGTACCAGGAAATTTCTTCAAGTAGTAATTAAAGGTGTCTACGATGGCAACCTTATCCTGTCTTCAGCTCAAATGAAGTGTTCATCACCAGGTGTTGAAATTGTGGATGTCAATCCTAAATCACAGAATGAAAAT caGAAAATTTGTAAGAACAATGTGTCGTACTTATGGGAAATCCAGTTGGAGCCATTGCGAAAAGATCAGGAAATGCCAGTCATTCAAGTTGGATTTACTGTGCAATATGCAAAGGAAGagacaaaagaagaaaaaagaaattactCATGTACATTTGATGTCACAGATTATGCTACACTCTTCAAAATTCAAGCTAAA GTTGAACCTCTAGAACTTTGCCGTGTGAACTCTGTTTGCATGCTAAACTTAAAGATTACAAAGCTTCAGGAAAATCCGTTCACGGACTTAATGTATGAGGTATATGTAGATCAAAATATGTGGGCAGTCTGCGGAAGAAGTTCAG gtGTGATATCAATGCAAGACTGTGAATCGCAGACCGTTCTACTTGAAATCCTTCCACTTATCGTGGGATTCCTTCCCTTACCCAATATACGACTTTCTAAGTATATGCAGGCCAACAAGAACAAGTCTGAACTACATCCTCGAGTGCAGTCTTTTTCTTCTGGGCAAATTTACAATTCAACCAAAAGTATGCAAGTGCACGTACTAGCTAACAACAATACTGAGTAA
- the LOC129799429 gene encoding trafficking protein particle complex subunit 10 isoform X2, producing MSDSGKLDISDRIDTLSRSRLPYVGKIHSQKPIITYAGDVPLFRSLENNIAAAVPNDTSEWRRSYGRPIKNVRLEASFRQFETDSLDRYKKGDWTILDHPVLHIFVTECNDIEIYKSTVKEEIDLWLKTLQGYGITDWMILIVETMDIKKTKNILPRTTVLDKVRIEFGSKTGDRCISVLNPIKYEMKATESFRCLLQRIRHFMLTGYNRNIIKYEELIRVNREKRNHEGWSFIKYFLLQEELAFVLEMLGLYSEALIQYDELDALFSQFVLNSMFGVKQKWLKSFEKPIHAFQGISINRKKMVAVREKIENNTATLLDFRGYLFERQCVLLQAAGKPWEIAGRLLPFLFGTIREIDALKLDTLEGSMACWEFVCALEVLKIYDEANDTSDMTKCFQYCAPIWDLAKDKLYELGKLCGLLPGCIPSSEQLHTVVLLSAGIGDAIVEEEASSTVVGSSPNSSKDRRTHSPNRPPKKPPTDKLKEALGSNETFQKLYLELSELAISTYKHISRLRSARLVGLDLGNFYCTLNEPNKAVIFFTDLLRELKSENWNYLVSQTLLELASCYRKMDDITSYTKVCASISCCLDLETLVRTFYYDEFLKSLKSRDATDANQTNACVALLDDHFKIADLKLINESPIIQDNFIMVQLKLHCHFPREILCNKISLSFDLEGKVAGPQITTTPSLGLGVKLPMKLHLDYKQDGTLEIASVLCEMKGKQPLRRSSSTRRKISATARKDFTNNVSVENIILQPGLNVIELRTKATRIGLWMFEQLSIQVNQLDFLSERLPLKLNPFEVSTKPASAVLHFTNLIAGIEQPIKLIISAGSFIFPAEASITMKCSRSLRMRVVESERKDFQKELIIILKNMRQFEERTIQLESICDLPGRRDDKPLEHKVTLQCPWSRNDIPISLYFVPAVIASCRLHSTGTRKFLQVVIKGVYDGNLILSSAQMKCSSPGVEIVDVNPKSQNENKICKNNVSYLWEIQLEPLRKDQEMPVIQVGFTVQYAKEETKEEKRNYSCTFDVTDYATLFKIQAKVEPLELCRVNSVCMLNLKITKLQENPFTDLMYEVYVDQNMWAVCGRSSGVISMQDCESQTVLLEILPLIVGFLPLPNIRLSKYMQANKNKSELHPRVQSFSSGQIYNSTKSMQVHVLANNNTE from the exons ATGAGTGATAGTGGAAAATTAGATATTTCTGATCGGATTGATACACTAAGTCGATCAAGATTGCCGTACGTAGGAAAAATACATTCGCAGAAACCAATAATTACGT ATGCTGGTGATGTGCCACTTTTTCGCTCCCTAGAAAATAATATTGCTGCAGCAGTTCCTAATGATACTAGCGAATGGAGGCGTTCTTACGGACGTCCCATAAAAAACGTTCGATTGGAGGCATCTTTCCGGCAGTTTGAAACAGATTCTTTGGATAGATATAAGAAGGGAGATTGGACAATTCTTGATCATCCTGTACTACATATATTTGTAACAGAGTGCAATGATATCGAAATCTACAAATCTACTGTTAAAGAAGAAATTGATTTGTGGCTTAAAACCCTTCAGGGTTACGGAATTACTGACTGGATGATCCTTATAGTGGAAACAATggatattaagaaaacaaaaaacattCTTCCACGCACCACTGTTCTGGACAAAGTGAGAATTGAATTTGGCTCTAAGACAGGGGATAGGTGTATATCTGTACTCAATCCTATCAAGTATGAGATGAAAGCAACAGAATCTTTTCGGTGTCTTCTCCAACGAATCCGACATTTCATGCTTACTGGTTACAATCGGAACATCATCAAGTATGAGGAATTAATTAGGGTAAACCGAGAGAAGCGCAACCATGAAGGATGGAGTTTCATTAAATACTTCTTGTTACAAGAAGAACTTGCATTTGTCCTGGAAATGCTTGGTTTATACTCTGAAGCTCTCATACAGTATGATGAATTGGATGCTTTGTTTTCACAATTTGTTCTCAATTCGATGTTTGGAGTAAAGCAGAAATGGCTGAAATCATTTGAGAAGCCAATACATGCATTTCAAGGCATCTCAATTAATCGCAAGAAAATGGTGGCAGTTCGTGAAAAGATTGAGAACAATACAGCTACTCTCCTGGATTTTAGAGGATATCTCTTTGAGCGTCAGTGTGTTCTTCTACAAGCCGCCGGAAAACCATGGGAAATTGCTGGAAGATTGCTTCCATTTCTTTTTGGAACCATCCGCGAAATTGATGCACTAAAATTGGATACACTAGAGGGATCAATGGCGTGCTGGGAATTTGTTTGTGCTTTGGAAGTACTCAAGATATATGATGAAGCCAATGACACAAGTGACATGACAAAATGCTTCCAATATTGTGCTCCAATATGGGATTTAGCCAAGGATAAACTATACGAATTGGGCAAATTATGTGGTCTTTTGCCGGGATGTATTCCATCTTCTGAACAATTACACACCGTAGTTCTCCTTTCTGCAGGAATTGGGGATGCGATAGTTGAAGAAGAGGCATCATCAACTGTTGTGGGATCATCTCCTAATAGTTCCAAGGATAGAAGGACTCACTCTCCGAATAGGCCCCCTAAGAAACCGCCTACTGATAAACTTAAAGAAGCTCTGGGATCCAATGAAACCTTCCAGAAGTTGTACCTAGAACTCAGTGAATTGGCGATTTCCACGTACAAGCATATTTCACGTTTACGGTCAGCTCGGTTAGTAGGACTGGATTTGGGTAATTTCTACTGCACACTTAATGAACCCAATAAAGCCGTGATCTTCTTCACTGACTTGCTGCGAGAACTCAAATCCGAAAACTGGAATTATCTGGTGAGCCAGACTCTTCTTGAATTAGCCAGTTGCTATAGAAAGATGGATGATATCACGAGTTATACAAAAGTCTGTGCATCCATCTCCTGTTGCTTGGATTTGGAAACTCTTGTGAGAACTTTCTACTATGATGAATTTCTCAAGTCTCTGAAATCTAGAGATGCGACTGATGCAAACCAGACCAATGCTTGTGTAGCTCTACTTGATGATCATTTTAAAATAGCGGACCTGAAACTCATCAATGAATCTCCAATCATACAAGACAATTTTATTATGGTACAACTGAAGCTACATTGTCATTTCCCCAGGGAGATACTCTGCAACAAAATCTCACTGTCATTCGACTTGGAAGGCAAAGTTGCAGGGCCACAAATAACGACCACTCCATCACTTGGACTTGGGGTTAAGCTTCCAATGAAATTGCATTTGGACTACAAACAAGACGGTACTCTGGAAATTGCCTCAGTGCTATGTGAAATGAAAGGAAAGCAACCCCTGAGGAGATCCAGTAGTACAAGGAGAAAAATCTCAGCAACTGCCAGGAAGGACTTCACTAATAACGTATCTGTGGAAAATATTATACTCCAGCCAGGCCTCAATGTAATTGAACTTAGAACTAAAGCGACACGAATTGGATTATGGATGTTTGAACAGTTATCTATTCAAGTCAATCAACTAGACTTCCTGTCAGAGAGGCTGCCACTGAAACTCAATCCCTTTGAAGTATCCACAAAACCTGCTTCAGCTGTTTTGCACTTTACAAATCTTATTGCTGGAATTGAGCAGCCCATTAAGTTGATAATTTCAGCTGGAAGTTTTATTTTTCCAGCCGAAGCTTCTATTACAATGAAGTGTTCAAGATCACTCAGAATGAGAGTGGTTGAATCGGAGAGAAAAGACTTCCAAAAGGAGTTGAttattattctgaaaaatatgcGACAATTTGAAGAAAGGACCATTCAACTTGAGAGTATATGTGATTTACCTGGTCGTAGGGATGATAAACCACTGGAACATAAGGTTACACTTCAATGCCCATGGTCTCGCAATGATATTCCAATTTCACTTTATTTTGTTCCGGCTGTTATTGCATCCTGTCGTCTTCACTCCACTGGTACCAGGAAATTTCTTCAAGTAGTAATTAAAGGTGTCTACGATGGCAACCTTATCCTGTCTTCAGCTCAAATGAAGTGTTCATCACCAGGTGTTGAAATTGTGGATGTCAATCCTAAATCACAGAATGAAAAT AAAATTTGTAAGAACAATGTGTCGTACTTATGGGAAATCCAGTTGGAGCCATTGCGAAAAGATCAGGAAATGCCAGTCATTCAAGTTGGATTTACTGTGCAATATGCAAAGGAAGagacaaaagaagaaaaaagaaattactCATGTACATTTGATGTCACAGATTATGCTACACTCTTCAAAATTCAAGCTAAA GTTGAACCTCTAGAACTTTGCCGTGTGAACTCTGTTTGCATGCTAAACTTAAAGATTACAAAGCTTCAGGAAAATCCGTTCACGGACTTAATGTATGAGGTATATGTAGATCAAAATATGTGGGCAGTCTGCGGAAGAAGTTCAG gtGTGATATCAATGCAAGACTGTGAATCGCAGACCGTTCTACTTGAAATCCTTCCACTTATCGTGGGATTCCTTCCCTTACCCAATATACGACTTTCTAAGTATATGCAGGCCAACAAGAACAAGTCTGAACTACATCCTCGAGTGCAGTCTTTTTCTTCTGGGCAAATTTACAATTCAACCAAAAGTATGCAAGTGCACGTACTAGCTAACAACAATACTGAGTAA
- the LOC129799434 gene encoding thialysine N-epsilon-acetyltransferase isoform X2 translates to MASVVVRKTEINDLSNIIDMIQELADFEKMSNGPQLTLNDLIREGGFDSPQHPAIFHSFIAEEVTTSSRDHPMTRKPIGYAICFFSFSTWEGKSLFLEDLYVRPQFRKQKVGKKLFQEVVQFARSTNCARLDLHVLEWNTPARDFYRNFGGVDLTETEKWNLIRFDEKPDSQRN, encoded by the exons ATGGCTTCCGTTGTTGtgagaaaaactgaaattaatgaTCTTTCTAATATAATTGATATGATACAG GAATTAGCTGATTTTGAGAAAATGTCCAATGGACCTCAATTAACGCTAAATGATTTGATTCGCGAAGGAGGATTTGATTCCCCACAACATCCCGCAATTTTCCACAGTTTCATAGCCGAAGAGGTTACCACGTCATCTAGAGATCATCCTATGACCCG AAAACCAATTGGATATGCAATTTGTTTCTTTAGCTTCTCAACATGGGAAGGTAAATCACTATTTCTGGAGGATCTTTACGTGCGCCCTCAATTTAGGAAGCAAAAAGTTGGTAAAAAACTCTTTCAAGAAGTCGTTCAATTTGCAAGATCCACAAATTGTGCACGATTGGACCTTCATGTTTTGGAATGGAACACTCCAGCGAGAGATTTCTATAGAAATTTTGGTGGAGTGGATCTTACTGAGACGGAAAAGTGGAACTTGATTCGCTTCGATGAAAAg CCCGATTCGCAACGAAATTGA
- the LOC129799432 gene encoding zinc finger protein 239-like — MEENSRKCYICTSETIYYWQNIFTLLTKHSDTPIYKILERITGVEFIEVEESSNAVICHSCFLKIDEYDMALKTVQKIENEFMFFLNRPNTDKDTEIIVEMIKEEHDIAHVCLQENIFLDKSMVKAEERPTQHLRNRNERIEPKRLGNSRKLLKTVEVVEDTTQNVKKNNEDISRVKEHKPQFVENYTLIDGVLEECSEPVYTISKTNHEHLIRPRTRGEELLSNAMQVTRDSNLKILPQKARKLFNKKPPHPIKCSKCSKDFLSRSEYKLHVKTHEDDLKVICYICGATYKSKSALAIHMGVHNGVTPFECPICKKFFTQKGALVRHMPIHTGEKPYQCEKCGKQFIHYSSFHMHQLSHDDIRTKKCPICGLKLRSNSHLNRHMRVHSGEKPYACPTCGQKFAQRYNMTSHYKTHMGIHRKYSKTYTCKECSAVFRYKKKLCEHMFESHKALEKDTHVSVITESSMKLENIL, encoded by the exons ATGGAGGAAAATAGTAGAAAATGTTATATTTGCACTTCTGAGACAATATACTATTGGCAGAATATCTTCACACTGCTAACCAAACACTCAGATACGCCAATTTATAAGATCCTGGAGAGAATCACAGGAGTGGAATTCAtagaggtagaggagtctagCAATGCAGTTATTTGTCATTCCTGTTTCCTCAAAATCGACGAATACGACATGGCATTAAAAACAGTGCAGAagattgaaaatgaatttatgttCTTCCTTAATCGACCAAATACTGACAAGGATACAGAGATTATTGTTGAAATGATTAAAGAAGAACATGACATTGCTCATGTGTGCCTTCAGGAGAATATATTCCTTGACAAATCTATGGTAAAAGCAGAAGAAAGACCTACGCAACATCTAAGAAACAGGAATGAAAGGATAGAACCTAAAAGACTAGGAAATTCTCGGAAATTGCTAAAAACTGTGGAGGTTGTAGAAGATACCACTCAgaatgtaaagaaaaataatgaagatATTAGTAGAGTCAAGGAGCACAAGCCacaatttgtggaaaattataCACTGATTGATGGAGTTCTAGAGGAATGTTCTGAACCCGTCTATACAATCTCCAAAACCAATCATGAGCACTTAATTAGACCAAGAACCAGGGGAGAGGAATTACTGAGCAATGCAATGCAGGTTACCAGAGATTCTAACTTAAAAATATTACCACAGAAGGCAAGGAAACTCTTCAATAAAAAGCCACCACATCCAATCAAGTGTTCAAAATGCTCAAAGGATTTTCTGTCCAGGTCAGAGTACAAACTGCATGTGAAGACTCATGAGGATGATTTGAAAGTAATTTGTTACATTTGTGGAGCTACCTATAAATCTAAATCCGCTTTAGCTATTCATATGGGAGTGCATAATGGAGTTACTCCATTTGAGTGTCCCATCTGCAAAaaatttttcactcaaaaaGGAGCCCTCGTACGTCACATGCCAATTCACACTGGAGAAAAACCCTATCAG TGTGAAAAATGCGGCAAGCAATTTATCCACTATTCATCTTTCCATATGCATCAATTGTCTCATGACGATATCCGGACGAAAAAATGTCCTATTTGTGGGCTCAAATTGCGTTCTAATTCTCATCTAAATCGGCACATGAGAGTCCACAGTGGGGAAAAACCATATGCTTGTCCAACTTGTGGACAAAAATTTGCTCAAAG gtACAACATGACATCTCATTATAAAACACATATGGGGATACATCGGAAGTATTCAAAAACTTACACGTGTAAAGAGTGTTCGGCTGTTTTTCGGTACAAAAAGAAATTATGTGAGCATATGTTTGAGTCCCATAAAGCTCTGGAGAAAGACACTCATGTATCAGTAATTACAGAATCCTCAATGAAATTAGAGAATATTCTGTAA
- the LOC129799434 gene encoding thialysine N-epsilon-acetyltransferase isoform X1, with protein sequence MASVVVRKTEINDLSNIIDMIQELADFEKMSNGPQLTLNDLIREGGFDSPQHPAIFHSFIAEEVTTSSRDHPMTRKPIGYAICFFSFSTWEGKSLFLEDLYVRPQFRKQKVGKKLFQEVVQFARSTNCARLDLHVLEWNTPARDFYRNFGGVDLTETEKWNLIRFDEKVMENILKL encoded by the exons ATGGCTTCCGTTGTTGtgagaaaaactgaaattaatgaTCTTTCTAATATAATTGATATGATACAG GAATTAGCTGATTTTGAGAAAATGTCCAATGGACCTCAATTAACGCTAAATGATTTGATTCGCGAAGGAGGATTTGATTCCCCACAACATCCCGCAATTTTCCACAGTTTCATAGCCGAAGAGGTTACCACGTCATCTAGAGATCATCCTATGACCCG AAAACCAATTGGATATGCAATTTGTTTCTTTAGCTTCTCAACATGGGAAGGTAAATCACTATTTCTGGAGGATCTTTACGTGCGCCCTCAATTTAGGAAGCAAAAAGTTGGTAAAAAACTCTTTCAAGAAGTCGTTCAATTTGCAAGATCCACAAATTGTGCACGATTGGACCTTCATGTTTTGGAATGGAACACTCCAGCGAGAGATTTCTATAGAAATTTTGGTGGAGTGGATCTTACTGAGACGGAAAAGTGGAACTTGATTCGCTTCGATGAAAAggtaatggaaaatattttgaagctTTAG